The nucleotide sequence AGGCCCCAGCGGGCGGCTCAAGCGGCGGGGGTGGAAACGGGCGTCCGGTTCTCGGCCAGAGCCCTGAGACCTCCCCGCACACGCATCCAGGCACCCGGAAGCTCTCGGGCGACTGTCACCCGAGCAGAGCGTGTCAGCACTTATCTGGCTTCACAAAACCACCCATTCGGGGGCAAGAATCGCCGCGCCCGGAGACGGGGCCCACCCACGGATCACGAGGGGAACCCCTGGATCACGGCCACGGCCACCAGACCCCAAGCACGACCCCATCGCCACCAGGCCCGGAGCTCCCGGGGCCATCTGGTCGACCCCAGAAGCGTGGCGGCAGGGGGAGCCGGGGACAGCCTCCCCGGGCCGCCCGCGCAGGCCGGGACCGGTCAGTCCCTCCCTCTGAGTCGCCGGGTCAGGACTTAGAAAAGAATTCCGCAGAGGCGCCTCCGGCGACCGGGCCCGGGGCGGGACCGTGGCTCCCGTCCCTCAGCCGGGGCTCCACCTACGCCtcgggccggccccctcccacctccgGACAAAGACGCGACCCACGAAACTCGGAGAGAGAAGTCCGGTCCGACGGCCCGGACCCACCCCGGGCACGCGTCCGGGCCGGGGACGCCCTCCCCGGCCCGCCCTCGAGGGCTCCCGGGGCCGGTCCACGCTCTTCTCCAGGGCGGGACTTGGACAAAAAACTGCCACGGAGGAGGCGGCATCCGAGGACCGGGCCCGGTCCCCACCGCCAGAGCCGGTCGACTCGGAAGACCAGTGGGGAAAAGGCCAGCCTGGCGGCCGAGCCCGTCGCGCCCTCCACGGGCCTCCCCCGCAAGGCCCCGGCCGGTCGCCCACCTCCGGAGCGGGGCGCGGAAAGGGGATCGGCGATGCGGAAGGACCGACCACCGGGCCGCCCTCGGGACGACGGCCGGGCACGGGACGAGCTCCCTCGCCCGTTCCCCCGCGgcggccccccaccccctcccgggGACGGAGGGGCACCGGCGGCTGCTGGTCGACCCGTCCGGGAGGCCCCACACCCCGGCCGGCACCGGGCGGCGCGGCGACAGCCACCTCCCTCAGTAGCCTGCACCTCCAATCTCCGGCGAGCGGGCGTCGCGCTCACGCCCCGGCGCCACCGGGCCAGATCCCGCCAGCGACGCCGGCCTCCCGGGACTCTGCCTCAGTCACCGCGGCCGAGTCCCGTCCCTTGGCCCGCGTCGCCGGAGCTCCGGAGGAAAGAGACGATATAAAAGCGGCCGCCAGGTGGCACCCGGCGACCGGCGACCGCCTCAGCGGGACGGAGCCGGAGCGCGGGCCCGCCGGGGAGCACAGCCGGGCCGCCGGGCCGCCCGATCCCATCCCGGCGCCCCCTCGGACCCAGCCTCCCGGCCCAGTGCGACCCCGGGGCGTCCGCCCGCGGGCTCCCGGCCGCCAAGGCGCAGCCCCAGCCGCAGGAGGGGGACCCGGAAAAGGTTTCTCGGGCGCTCACCGGGAAGGGGACGAGGAGAGTTCCCCCAGAGAGGCCAGGGGGCGGCCCGGGCCGGGCTGGGCCGGTGCGGCCGGGAGGCCGCCGCTTCCCGGAGCGGCCGGAGCGCCCCCGGGGCTCCCGGGAGGACTTAGAAAATCAGGGCGGGCGGGGACGGTCAAACCGAAACCAGGCACGTCATCCGAGAAGGACCGTGATGACGGGAGGAGGAAAGCTTTCCAGCCCAGCGGGTCTGTCGAAGGCAGGCGGAGAGTCTACCcgctgaaactgacgaagatgggcaaaaGAAGCTAGCTCAGGCGCggacatttaaggaaataaaaaaaaaagcacgagGGCGTGGAGAACTGGGGAAAAatcaacactgagaaatctaccctctgaaactgacgaaaatgggcaacagtggctagctcaggtggcaatgtttaagcagaaaacacacacacacacacacacacacacacaagcgcGTAGagacctgggtagaaagcaacgctgagaaatctaccctctaaaactgacgaagatggacaagacaggctaggtcaggtggcaattattaaacaaaaaataaaaaacaacaacaacaacagcaacaaaagaacactggggcgtgaagacctgggtagaaagcaacacggagaaatgtaccctctgaaactgaagaagatgggctacgtaggctagcccaggtgggaatgtgtaagcaaaaacaaaacacaagtgCGTGCAGACCTGggaaaaaagcaacagtgagaaatctaccctctgaaaccgacgaagatgggcaacacaggctagcacaggtggcaatttttaaggaaaaataaaaggaagtgcgtggagaccaggggaaaaagcaacactgagaaatcaaacctctgaaactgacgaacatgggcaacagaggctacctcaggtggcaatcgttaagcaaaagaaacacacaggggcgtggagacctggggaaaaagcaacacggagaaatctaccctctgaaactgacgaacatgggcaacagaggctagctcaggtggcaacttttaagcagaaaaaagagacacaagggcgtggagagctggcgaaaaggcaacactgagaaatctaccctctgaaacggacgaagatgggcaacagtgggtagctcaggtggcaatccttaagcaggaacacacacacacacacacacacacacacacacacaaaagcacgtagagacctggggaaaaagcaacactgagaaatccaccctctgaaactgacgacgatgggcaacagaggctagctcaggtggcagtcgataagcaaaagaaacacacaggggcctggagacctggggaaaaagcaacacggagaaatccagCCTCTGAAACNNNNNNNNNNNNNNNNNNNNNNNNNNNNNNNNNNNNNNNNNNNNNNNNNNNNNNNNNNNNNNNNNNNNNNNNNNNNNNNNNNNNNNNNNNNNNNNNNNNNGCGCGTGAGCGGGGCCGGGGCACCAGGCAGTCGCGTCGACACCGGCCAGCCGGACGGCCCGCGCACGCCCCCGCGGGCCAAGAGCCGGACCGAGGCCCGAACCCCCGCCCCAGGGGGTGGCGCGGCGCGCCGGCGGCCGGTCACGACGGCTGGCCGGGACCTGACCCGCGCTGTGACAGACACGCGCGCGCCAGAACGGGGCACCGCGGGGGACGGTCCCCCGCCCGCACGCAACGTCGCCGTCTCGCGGGCGGCAGCGGCGGACACGGAGGAGGCCGCAGCGGCCCCGGGAAGCGAGTCGCGCTCGGGGCGGGGCCCCGGTCGGGCAGCCAGAACAGGCGACGACGGGGAAGGGCTCGGGAGAAGGCCGGCGGCGGTGAGGGCCGAGGCGCCGGAGAGGCGGTGGCGGTGGAGGAAGGGCCGCGGCCCGCCGAGAGACGCGCTCGGGGCGAAGGAGGGAAGACAGAACCTCCTGAGGCAAGTCAGCCGCCGGAGCACACACGGGGTCTCACCGCCAGGGCCCTCCAGCACCAGGGGCGGTCCTGCGGCACCCGGAACGGCGACTGGCCCCATCGCCCCTCGCGCAGCTCACGGGGGCTCGGTCCCGCCACCCACCTCCACGGCCAGGGCTCTCCCGCACACGGCGCCAGCGTCCCACGCCGGGCCCCTGGCGAGCGGGCCCCACCCGACTGGAACCGAGAACACTTCGCCCGGGGCCACCACCGGCCTCGGTGGCCGGAGGCGACACCCGCGCGGCGAGGCCCATTTCGGTCCCGGCCGGTGGGCGGCGCGGCCAGGCGTCTGCCCGGGCGGGGGAGCACCGGGGGCAGCAGGGAGCGCGGCGCGCGCCTCGACGGAGGGGGCGCAGGCTTGCGGGAAGGCTCCCAGGGACGGCCTCGGGCACGGACGGGCCACCAGGAAAACACGCGGGATCCCACCGCCAACAACATGCAAGGGCGGTCCCACGATGCCTGGGACGCCGGCCGGCCTCAGCCACCCTTCGGCCTCCCGCGGGCCCGGCCCCACCGCCGGGGCGTACGTGAGGCACCCCCGCCGCCAGGGGCCGCCCCGTCCACCCAGCCACCCGTCTGCCTGTCTGGTCTGCTCCGGGGCCCACGTCCCGAGGGAACGCACCCGAGAGCGGCGGCGGCCCCCACCCATGCCCGCACGCCACCACCGGCTGCGGCTCAGGAGCGAGCAGAGAGCCAGCCGCTCACGGCGGGGCGGAGCCCAGACATGGCCgggccctctcc is from Equus quagga isolate Etosha38 unplaced genomic scaffold, UCLA_HA_Equagga_1.0 HiC_scaffold_5644_RagTag, whole genome shotgun sequence and encodes:
- the LOC124232400 gene encoding collagen alpha-1(I) chain-like; amino-acid sequence: MRSRARKGARHGGDTARPTQARATTPGRERLTRTGTEPAGWGTRKLSGDCHPSRACQHLSGFTKPPIRGQESPRPETGPTHGSRGEPLDHGHGHQTPSTTPSPPGPELPGPSGRPQKRGGRGSRGQPPRAARAGRDRSVPPSESPGQDLEKNSAEAPPATGPGAGPWLPSLSRGSTYASGRPPPTSGQRRDPRNSEREVRSDGPDPPRARVRAGDALPGPPSRAPGAGPRSSPGRDLDKKLPRRRRHPRTGPGPHRQSRSTRKTSGEKASLAAEPVAPSTGLPRKAPAGRPPPERGAERGSAMRKDRPPGRPRDDGRARDELPRPFPRGGPPPPPGDGGAPAAAGRPVREAPHPGRHRAARRQPPPSVACTSNLRRAGVALTPRRHRARSRQRRSRVDTGQPDGPRTPPRAKSRTEARTPAPGGGAARRRPVTTAGRDLTRAVTDTRAPERGTAGDGPPPARNVAVSRAAAADTEEAAAAPGSESRSGRGPGRAARTGDDGEGLGRRPAAGSPAHGASVPRRAPGERAPPDWNREHFARGHHRPRWPEATPARRGPFRSRPVGGAARRLPGRGSTGGSRERGARLDGGGAGLREGSQGRPRARTGHQENTRDPTANNMQGRSHDAWDAGRPQPPFGLPRARPHRRGVREAPPPPGAAPSTQPPVCLSGLLRGPRPEGTHPRAAAAPTHARTPPPAAAQERAESQPLTAGRSPDMAGPSPSPSA